From one Peredibacter starrii genomic stretch:
- a CDS encoding glutaredoxin family protein, whose product MKKLELYFFPQCPYCQIVESALRVTGLENSVTYYDIHDEPHRKEELIKMTGRGTVPCLVIDGKPMHESRDIADWLHKYAKEIAHGGDQVSGN is encoded by the coding sequence ATGAAGAAATTAGAACTTTATTTTTTCCCGCAATGTCCTTACTGCCAGATTGTAGAATCTGCTCTGAGAGTGACTGGTCTGGAGAACAGTGTAACTTATTATGACATTCATGATGAGCCACACAGAAAAGAAGAGCTTATCAAGATGACCGGCCGTGGAACTGTTCCATGTCTTGTGATCGATGGTAAACCGATGCATGAATCACGTGATATTGCAGACTGGTTACACAAATACGCAAAAGAAATTGCTCACGGCGGAGATCAAGTAAGTGGAAATTAG
- a CDS encoding HD domain-containing protein, with the protein MEIRDPVHGSIPIHDAEIEILEHPFFQRLRNIKQLGFSEYVFPGATHTRYLHSIGVMNVSTLVFNSLFKDQNSKDIQRLKESLRLGCLLHDIGHAPLSHSTESVMPMVSALKLPKQFQGKERQASHEDYTIKSITDSSFTQSFKGVTREFGIDPNAIAELVIGESKNPDYFTVGGVNYFPLLHQLVSSEMDCDRMDYLLRDSYFCGVSYGKFDLDWIIDNMKVCVENNQAFLGISERAISTFDDFLLSRFHMFMMVYFHYRAVCLEQMLMRYFDSEKNEYSIPADIEAYLEHDDAYLMRVLRKSDNVWAKRIVRNSIPKKILETFGTVHLQQMHDLEKYMKSQNIDYIKCSSTGRLSKYYSATSPQEVYPMKVLRESSLAKGHRTIKNIQEATDLFTKYSESHAVNRIHCDFEELTPNQQAEILKIIQA; encoded by the coding sequence GTGGAAATTAGAGACCCGGTACATGGTTCGATTCCTATTCACGATGCTGAAATAGAAATTCTTGAACACCCTTTTTTTCAGCGTCTTAGGAACATCAAACAACTGGGTTTCTCAGAGTATGTTTTTCCAGGGGCGACTCACACTCGTTATTTGCATTCCATCGGAGTGATGAACGTCTCGACTTTGGTTTTCAATAGCCTTTTTAAAGATCAGAATTCAAAAGACATCCAACGACTGAAGGAAAGTCTTCGTCTTGGATGTCTTCTTCACGATATTGGTCACGCTCCCCTTTCTCACTCGACTGAATCAGTAATGCCGATGGTGAGTGCTTTGAAACTTCCAAAACAGTTTCAAGGAAAAGAAAGACAGGCTTCGCATGAGGACTATACGATTAAATCCATCACGGACAGTTCTTTCACTCAGTCCTTCAAAGGAGTGACGAGAGAATTTGGCATTGATCCTAATGCCATTGCTGAACTTGTGATCGGTGAATCAAAAAATCCGGACTACTTTACAGTTGGTGGCGTGAACTACTTCCCGCTTCTTCATCAACTCGTGTCTTCAGAAATGGACTGCGACAGAATGGACTATCTTCTGCGTGATAGTTATTTCTGTGGTGTGAGTTACGGTAAATTTGATCTGGATTGGATCATCGACAACATGAAAGTGTGTGTTGAGAATAATCAAGCGTTCCTGGGAATCTCAGAGCGCGCGATTTCGACTTTCGATGATTTCCTTCTTTCGCGCTTCCATATGTTCATGATGGTTTACTTCCACTACCGCGCGGTTTGTTTGGAACAAATGCTCATGCGCTACTTTGATAGCGAAAAGAATGAATATTCTATTCCAGCGGATATTGAAGCTTATCTTGAACACGACGACGCTTATCTGATGAGGGTCCTTCGTAAATCAGATAACGTATGGGCCAAGAGAATCGTAAGAAACTCAATTCCAAAAAAGATCCTTGAGACCTTTGGAACTGTTCACCTTCAGCAGATGCATGATCTTGAAAAATACATGAAGTCGCAAAATATCGACTACATCAAGTGTTCTTCTACCGGTCGACTGTCAAAGTACTACAGTGCTACTTCACCTCAGGAAGTTTATCCGATGAAGGTGCTACGAGAGTCTTCACTCGCTAAAGGTCATCGCACGATTAAGAACATCCAGGAAGCGACAGATCTATTCACGAAATACAGTGAATCTCATGCGGTTAACCGTATTCACTGTGACTTCGAAGAACTTACACCTAATCAGCAGGCCGAAATCCTAAAGATCATTCAGGCCTAG
- a CDS encoding DUF350 domain-containing protein, giving the protein MAEIFDRLVIRLLLAIFVCFMIWVYRYAHVIFYPTVKRQVLKKINPAENPADALHLFSRLVGIALIFSSISFNEASGFFLSIFHFAVWGTIAIVLYLLSLFIIESIVFYNFDYTDEILKRKNMCYAFISFCHAIVIAYLTRTVMLEAENSLVILLVLWLYMLVIVGFSVKYFTLISRLTFNKLMMQKNLSLCFAYGGFTLGAGFIIASCFDQEHYDITVYCIQVLLKTILSLIIFPIFKKGLMKIFPVKLGEERGHEGLIEEDRQSYGYGFYEGAVFIAGAILTTMIVNRIQFGTIYPFF; this is encoded by the coding sequence ATGGCCGAGATTTTTGACAGGCTCGTCATTCGCTTACTTTTGGCAATTTTCGTGTGCTTCATGATTTGGGTGTATCGTTACGCCCACGTGATTTTTTACCCGACGGTGAAACGTCAGGTGCTGAAGAAAATTAATCCGGCGGAAAATCCAGCGGACGCTCTTCACCTCTTTTCTCGATTGGTGGGGATTGCGCTGATCTTCTCTTCGATTTCTTTTAACGAAGCCTCTGGTTTCTTTTTAAGTATCTTCCACTTCGCGGTTTGGGGAACCATCGCGATTGTGCTTTATCTACTTTCGCTCTTTATCATTGAGTCGATCGTGTTCTACAACTTTGATTACACAGATGAGATCCTGAAGCGCAAAAACATGTGTTATGCCTTCATTAGCTTCTGTCACGCTATCGTGATCGCGTACCTAACCAGAACCGTGATGCTTGAAGCGGAGAACTCACTGGTGATTCTCCTGGTGCTTTGGCTTTATATGCTCGTGATCGTTGGCTTCTCAGTTAAGTACTTCACTTTGATTAGCCGTCTGACTTTCAATAAGCTCATGATGCAGAAGAACCTTTCCCTGTGTTTTGCTTACGGCGGATTCACGCTGGGTGCGGGTTTTATTATCGCAAGCTGTTTTGATCAGGAACATTACGACATTACCGTTTACTGTATTCAGGTTCTCTTAAAGACCATCCTGTCGCTGATCATCTTCCCGATCTTTAAAAAGGGTCTGATGAAGATTTTCCCGGTGAAACTAGGCGAAGAGCGCGGCCATGAAGGTCTTATTGAAGAAGACCGTCAGAGCTATGGTTATGGATTCTATGAAGGTGCCGTTTTCATTGCTGGCGCAATCCTGACTACAATGATCGTGAATCGCATCCAATTCGGTACAATTTACCCATTCTTCTAG
- a CDS encoding rhodanese-like domain-containing protein — MSNKIQNVFSQLQHFEEHIGHLEARILELEQRIEQLIQIERNHLIRVKNREEVSDDFLFHGRRYQDLSPEKAWKLYNNKDFDFILIDISAADFAPENKIPEALHIPWEVFPERFMEITSKTTPIFFISEDGATSVLACEFMVKRGYFNCNNISGGYRHWKGNQLSIVKEQTA; from the coding sequence ATGAGTAATAAAATTCAAAACGTTTTCTCCCAGCTTCAGCATTTTGAAGAGCATATCGGACATCTTGAGGCCCGTATTCTGGAACTAGAACAACGAATCGAACAACTTATTCAAATTGAACGTAACCACCTTATTCGTGTGAAAAATCGCGAAGAGGTTTCAGATGATTTCCTATTCCATGGCCGTCGTTATCAGGACCTCTCTCCTGAGAAGGCATGGAAGCTGTATAACAATAAAGATTTTGATTTTATCCTGATCGATATCTCGGCGGCGGACTTTGCTCCTGAGAATAAGATTCCAGAGGCCCTGCACATTCCTTGGGAAGTGTTTCCGGAAAGATTCATGGAAATCACCAGCAAGACCACGCCTATTTTCTTCATCTCAGAAGATGGTGCGACCTCAGTTCTAGCTTGTGAATTTATGGTGAAGCGCGGTTACTTCAACTGTAACAACATCTCGGGTGGTTATAGACATTGGAAGGGAAATCAGCTTTCAATCGTAAAAGAGCAAACTGCCTAG
- a CDS encoding MarR family winged helix-turn-helix transcriptional regulator — protein MKRIANIGSLLKKIYRVYSIELIKELQSRGFNDLRPSFLEILMYLSENDGPSIKMIGKACGLKKQTMTSHLNELEKRGYIKRAHSDQDKREQLVFLTDYGEKFKLNLLQVTNDLERQYTTKLGEVELDRVELMLDNLYRELLENQTKGSLI, from the coding sequence ATGAAGAGAATTGCTAACATCGGAAGTTTGCTAAAAAAAATCTATCGAGTTTACTCGATTGAGCTCATTAAAGAGCTTCAGTCTCGTGGCTTCAACGATCTTCGCCCAAGCTTCCTGGAAATTCTAATGTATCTTTCCGAAAACGATGGTCCATCCATCAAGATGATCGGGAAGGCGTGTGGTCTGAAGAAGCAGACCATGACTTCACACCTCAATGAGCTCGAAAAACGCGGCTATATCAAGCGCGCGCACTCCGATCAGGACAAACGTGAGCAGCTGGTGTTCCTCACTGATTACGGCGAAAAATTTAAGCTGAACCTTCTCCAAGTAACGAATGATCTCGAACGCCAATACACCACCAAACTAGGTGAGGTTGAGCTCGATCGCGTTGAACTCATGCTGGATAATCTTTATCGTGAGCTTTTAGAGAATCAAACTAAGGGCAGCCTGATCTAG
- a CDS encoding phospholipase D-like domain-containing protein, translating into MSCLKHIHLTLIALLLACSSASAEEVSLLLNRLQAQSVREQMIMNEKKFLYLNTYLFDLDDFGQKTIGLLVDAARRGVKVTMVVDGIGKGVTYHSAVVEVLRKNGIDVKVYNPKIRHLPEINNRNHQKALIGSDAVITGDRNMTASYFKRRAPNNYISAEVKVTGKPADEARQTFQNLLMKEEIRNPVTVVTNAEIDLAAKDVDSWIKKAKEEHLPPKKMLTVKPESVKYIADLPDIKKQAGIHREILKMLDEAKTSIDIMNPYVLLTDEFKGSLQKALDRGVKVRILSNSSVSNDVYLMGVAWDARKEELVKMGIETFELKPKHFIHAKTIVVDNEKTYIGSFNMDPRSQNINLENGVIVKDKQLAEKLSVHNSRIQKYFMDKVEVVDVKKLSAKDAAKHCTRKGFYKLITKAFEPVL; encoded by the coding sequence ATGAGCTGTCTAAAACACATTCATCTGACACTCATCGCGCTCTTATTAGCGTGCTCATCCGCTTCGGCCGAAGAAGTCTCGCTACTCCTTAACCGCCTCCAGGCCCAAAGCGTTCGTGAGCAAATGATCATGAATGAGAAGAAGTTTTTATATCTAAACACCTATCTTTTCGATCTCGATGACTTCGGACAAAAAACTATCGGTCTTCTAGTAGATGCCGCTCGACGTGGCGTGAAAGTAACCATGGTCGTAGATGGAATCGGAAAGGGTGTTACTTATCACTCGGCAGTTGTAGAAGTTCTCCGCAAAAATGGCATCGACGTAAAAGTCTACAATCCAAAAATTCGTCATCTTCCAGAAATCAATAATCGCAATCACCAGAAAGCTCTCATTGGCTCAGATGCTGTCATCACCGGCGACCGTAACATGACTGCAAGTTACTTCAAACGTCGTGCTCCTAATAACTACATTAGTGCCGAGGTAAAAGTCACAGGCAAGCCAGCTGATGAAGCGAGACAAACTTTCCAAAATCTCCTCATGAAAGAAGAGATCAGAAATCCCGTCACAGTAGTCACGAATGCCGAAATCGATCTCGCCGCAAAAGACGTAGATAGCTGGATCAAGAAGGCAAAAGAAGAGCATCTCCCACCAAAGAAAATGCTCACCGTAAAACCTGAATCAGTAAAATATATCGCCGATCTTCCCGACATTAAAAAGCAAGCAGGCATACATCGTGAGATTCTAAAAATGCTCGATGAGGCCAAGACTTCGATCGATATCATGAACCCTTATGTTCTCCTCACTGACGAGTTCAAAGGCTCCCTTCAAAAGGCTTTGGATAGAGGAGTGAAGGTCAGAATTCTCTCTAACTCAAGTGTGTCTAACGACGTTTATCTCATGGGTGTTGCCTGGGATGCTCGTAAAGAAGAACTAGTGAAAATGGGAATAGAAACCTTCGAGCTTAAACCGAAGCACTTCATTCATGCCAAAACGATCGTCGTTGATAACGAGAAGACCTACATCGGAAGTTTCAACATGGATCCACGCTCGCAAAACATCAATCTCGAGAATGGTGTGATTGTGAAGGATAAACAACTTGCTGAAAAACTCAGCGTGCACAATAGCCGTATTCAGAAGTATTTCATGGATAAGGTGGAAGTAGTGGATGTAAAAAAACTTTCTGCCAAAGACGCTGCTAAACACTGCACTCGCAAGGGCTTCTATAAATTAATTACCAAGGCCTTCGAGCCGGTTCTTTAA
- the rodA gene encoding rod shape-determining protein RodA has product MNQTIIQFLKRYDFSFIGSMAAIFLVGVLNLYSSTHADVAAGLDALYKSQIGWFFLSVCVAIGISFLNPKTFERFSYVGYVGTLFLVFLVLLMGKVGMGAQRWLVLGPIRMQPSEFMKMGLVLALARYFTKVNPERQLGFKDLIVPGLIMGIPAVMVIIQPDLGTGMLLVFIFSLMIFYKRLKWRTITTLGVIAVVSGVLMYNFGLREYQRKRIHTFIDPYEDAKGSGYNAIQSEIAIGSGRLFGKGFKNSSQASLNYLPENHTDFVFAIFNEEHGFFGSVFLIILYLVFFMRLIWLATSVQRFYDSVLVVGIMAIFFWHTFINMAMVSGLLPIVGIPLPLMSYGGSSMLTFGVGVGMATSVSNSRNFFN; this is encoded by the coding sequence TTGAATCAGACGATAATTCAATTTTTAAAGCGATATGATTTCAGCTTCATCGGAAGTATGGCCGCCATCTTCCTGGTTGGAGTGTTGAATCTTTACTCTTCTACTCACGCCGACGTGGCAGCAGGACTCGACGCTTTATATAAGTCACAGATTGGTTGGTTCTTCCTGTCAGTTTGTGTGGCCATCGGAATCAGCTTCTTAAACCCAAAAACATTTGAGCGTTTTTCATACGTAGGTTACGTGGGAACTCTGTTTCTCGTGTTCCTGGTTCTTTTGATGGGTAAAGTAGGGATGGGTGCTCAGCGCTGGCTAGTACTTGGACCAATTCGAATGCAGCCATCTGAGTTCATGAAGATGGGTCTGGTGCTGGCACTTGCTCGTTATTTCACGAAAGTGAATCCTGAAAGACAACTTGGTTTCAAAGATCTCATCGTTCCGGGCCTCATTATGGGTATTCCGGCGGTGATGGTTATCATTCAGCCCGATCTTGGTACCGGGATGCTTCTGGTGTTCATCTTCTCACTTATGATTTTTTATAAGCGTCTTAAGTGGAGAACCATTACTACTCTTGGTGTGATAGCAGTCGTGTCCGGGGTGTTGATGTATAACTTCGGTCTCCGTGAGTATCAGAGAAAACGTATTCACACGTTCATCGATCCATACGAAGATGCAAAAGGTTCTGGTTACAACGCGATTCAATCAGAGATCGCGATCGGTTCAGGCAGGCTTTTTGGTAAGGGTTTTAAGAACTCTTCTCAAGCATCTCTAAACTATCTTCCTGAGAACCATACCGACTTCGTATTCGCGATCTTCAATGAAGAGCACGGATTCTTTGGTTCGGTCTTCCTGATCATTCTCTACCTCGTATTCTTTATGAGGCTTATCTGGCTGGCGACATCGGTGCAGAGGTTTTACGACTCTGTACTGGTTGTAGGGATTATGGCGATTTTCTTCTGGCACACGTTTATTAATATGGCGATGGTGTCTGGTCTTCTGCCGATTGTGGGGATTCCATTACCACTAATGAGTTACGGGGGATCGAGTATGCTCACCTTCGGAGTGGGTGTGGGGATGGCGACGTCTGTTTCGAATTCCAGAAACTTCTTCAATTAA
- the mrdA gene encoding penicillin-binding protein 2, whose protein sequence is MFGEEELVKIHKERAALMSYIITAAFGLVLARLWYLQVYKGETLHNYSIQNRLRKEVVWAPRGLIYSRDDQLLVDNIPRFDAILTPQFLMEKEETLVKLSKMLSMDIESINTILKKNSNQAKYRPIILKKNISFGELAQIETQNADLPGISVDTFISREYRDKEIGAHLLGYISEISQTQLPKLRERDHADYRLGDFIGQFGIEEQLDKYLRGENGHEFVEVDARGRRKRYINTDNLFKGIEDEKPLSGMNVKLTIDRDMQIAAFNALQDKVGGVIAIDINSGQVLAMVSRPSFDPSQFSRGLTPEYWRSLVGNKEHPLRDRNIQEHFSPGSTFKAITGIAAFEEGEIDENTEVNCGGSFRLGRKVYHCWKKEGHGPTNLVKAIRESCNVYFQKAANRMDIDVIAKYSKAFGLGARTGISLPREVNGLIPTKEWKKKRFGQEWQAGETLSCAIGQSYVLASTIQLATAYAAIANGGKIYRPYVVKDIYDTEGELVKTFTPELLSSFEMKNPKTLKFVREGLFQVVNSPKGTAFYRRGQGILMAGKTGTSQVKSASADKVYAKCENMDYESRHHGLFVGFAPADNPKIAAAVIVEHGCHGSSAATPVAEAVITQYMKKYHPDLYLQNLEKDKEIRENWVKSLRAAQPAKPKPAAEPAADE, encoded by the coding sequence ATGTTCGGTGAAGAAGAACTGGTCAAAATACATAAGGAACGAGCGGCGCTGATGTCATACATCATCACGGCCGCGTTTGGTTTGGTGCTTGCGCGCTTATGGTACCTTCAGGTCTATAAGGGTGAGACACTTCACAACTATTCAATTCAAAACCGTCTTCGTAAAGAAGTAGTGTGGGCCCCAAGAGGTCTTATCTATTCTCGAGATGATCAGTTACTTGTGGATAACATCCCTCGTTTCGATGCGATTCTGACTCCGCAGTTTTTGATGGAGAAAGAAGAGACGCTGGTAAAACTTTCGAAAATGCTTTCGATGGATATTGAATCGATCAATACCATTTTAAAGAAGAACTCGAACCAGGCGAAGTATCGTCCGATCATTCTTAAAAAGAACATCTCGTTCGGAGAGTTGGCGCAAATCGAAACTCAGAACGCGGATCTTCCCGGCATTTCGGTTGATACATTTATTTCCCGTGAATACCGCGATAAAGAAATCGGTGCTCACTTACTTGGCTATATCTCAGAGATTTCCCAGACTCAACTTCCGAAACTTCGCGAGCGTGATCATGCTGATTACCGCCTAGGTGATTTCATCGGTCAGTTCGGAATTGAAGAGCAACTTGATAAATACCTTCGTGGTGAAAACGGACACGAGTTCGTGGAAGTGGATGCCCGAGGTCGTCGTAAGCGTTACATCAACACTGATAACTTGTTTAAAGGAATTGAAGACGAAAAGCCCCTGTCTGGTATGAATGTGAAACTCACAATCGACCGTGATATGCAGATCGCCGCTTTCAATGCTCTTCAGGACAAAGTTGGTGGTGTGATCGCGATCGACATTAACTCTGGTCAGGTTCTGGCAATGGTGTCTCGTCCAAGCTTTGATCCTTCTCAGTTCTCTCGTGGTTTAACACCTGAGTATTGGAGAAGCCTTGTGGGTAACAAAGAACACCCCCTTCGTGACAGAAACATTCAGGAACACTTTTCACCGGGTTCAACTTTCAAGGCCATCACTGGTATCGCCGCTTTTGAAGAGGGCGAGATCGATGAGAACACTGAAGTAAATTGTGGTGGTTCATTCCGTTTAGGTCGTAAGGTCTATCACTGCTGGAAGAAAGAAGGTCACGGGCCAACGAACCTTGTAAAAGCGATTCGTGAGTCTTGTAACGTTTACTTCCAGAAGGCCGCCAACCGCATGGACATTGATGTCATTGCGAAGTACTCAAAGGCCTTCGGTCTTGGTGCACGAACAGGTATATCACTTCCTCGTGAAGTAAATGGTCTTATCCCGACGAAAGAATGGAAGAAAAAGAGATTCGGACAAGAGTGGCAAGCAGGGGAGACTCTATCATGTGCCATCGGTCAGTCTTACGTTCTTGCTTCAACGATTCAGCTAGCGACTGCTTATGCGGCAATTGCTAACGGCGGGAAAATCTATCGTCCATACGTTGTTAAAGATATCTACGATACAGAAGGTGAACTGGTTAAGACGTTCACTCCAGAACTTCTTTCTTCTTTTGAAATGAAGAACCCAAAGACTCTGAAGTTTGTACGTGAAGGTCTTTTCCAAGTTGTGAACAGCCCGAAAGGAACTGCATTTTACCGTCGTGGTCAAGGTATCTTGATGGCAGGTAAGACAGGTACTTCTCAGGTGAAGAGTGCTTCTGCGGACAAGGTTTATGCGAAATGTGAAAACATGGATTATGAATCTCGTCACCACGGTCTATTCGTAGGTTTTGCTCCGGCAGATAATCCGAAGATCGCAGCGGCGGTAATTGTAGAGCACGGATGTCACGGTTCAAGTGCTGCGACTCCAGTTGCTGAAGCGGTAATCACTCAGTACATGAAAAAATATCATCCTGATCTTTATCTTCAGAACTTAGAGAAAGATAAAGAAATTAGAGAAAACTGGGTGAAGTCTCTACGCGCGGCCCAACCGGCCAAGCCTAAACCAGCAGCTGAACCTGCTGCTGACGAATAA
- the mreC gene encoding rod shape-determining protein MreC, which translates to MKLIQESSKTKIVNNLIVGVLAIYGISQKQFNLSEPSLFHQIVTEVISPVQEGLASSKKNLSSLWDNYLSIVNTSKENTVLKKQISRLESDLTFMEEMRKENLRLKRLLNFSDEKEHTRVLAQVVGWDSANEFKVIRLNKGTRHGIKPMSPVITDHGLVGYVYRATDNYADVLTILDQNNRVDVVVERTRTHGIIEGVLNFKCALKYIMRNEQVEVGDKLITAGVGGIYPKGIKVGMITSIAKENFGMTLSIEVVPSVDFDKLEEVLVLTPVEGVQASVEPTAAPAQVAAPAQEKKI; encoded by the coding sequence TTGAAACTAATCCAAGAGTCTTCAAAGACTAAAATTGTCAATAATCTCATTGTGGGTGTTCTTGCGATTTATGGCATTTCGCAAAAACAATTCAACCTCAGTGAGCCTTCACTCTTTCATCAGATCGTAACGGAAGTCATTTCTCCGGTGCAGGAAGGTCTCGCGAGCTCGAAGAAAAACCTTTCTTCGCTTTGGGACAACTACCTGTCGATCGTGAACACCAGCAAAGAGAACACAGTTCTTAAGAAACAAATTTCTCGTCTCGAAAGTGATCTGACTTTCATGGAAGAGATGCGTAAAGAGAATCTTCGTCTTAAGCGTTTGTTGAATTTCTCTGATGAGAAAGAACACACTCGCGTACTGGCGCAAGTTGTTGGTTGGGACTCTGCCAATGAATTTAAAGTTATTCGTCTGAACAAAGGTACTCGTCACGGTATCAAGCCAATGTCACCGGTTATTACTGACCATGGTCTGGTTGGTTACGTTTATCGCGCGACTGATAACTATGCTGATGTTCTTACGATTCTCGATCAGAACAACCGTGTGGATGTTGTGGTTGAAAGAACTCGTACTCACGGAATCATTGAAGGCGTTCTTAACTTCAAGTGTGCGCTTAAGTACATCATGAGAAACGAGCAGGTTGAAGTGGGCGATAAGCTCATCACTGCAGGTGTGGGTGGGATTTATCCTAAAGGCATCAAAGTTGGGATGATCACAAGCATTGCTAAAGAAAACTTCGGTATGACTCTTTCAATTGAAGTCGTTCCAAGTGTTGATTTCGATAAATTAGAAGAAGTTCTAGTGCTGACTCCGGTTGAAGGTGTTCAAGCGAGTGTTGAACCTACGGCGGCCCCTGCTCAAGTAGCGGCTCCAGCACAGGAGAAGAAAATATGA
- a CDS encoding peptidylprolyl isomerase: protein MKNAFASKMSYFILTFIFLIITASFLFSNFSNFSLGTSSNVATVDGTPISIKEYQTALTRQVEFFNQMMGGQGLTQKQLEEMGIKQSVLNGLIQQKLILNTADQMGFVVSLDEVKNEIKSMPYFKTNNQFDVNLYRNMLQGNGYVPTQFEELVGNDLKQKKVDELFNSTLVSENFVQDVMKFKGNIVTVQGIKVGRQALAPMVTVSEQEIKDYLAKPENQKSLETAYTENFSKYNKPEEVKARHILIQGEDAKALEKIKAIKAKVNAKNFGDIAKKETEDPTGKANGGDLGWFAAGRMVPEFEAVAFKMNKGEISEPVKTQFGYHIIMVEDKKAAETKSLDSVKNELAQMALQKTKGSDLDKLLKTTSENLEAALNKGDIAAVEAVAKKVDGTVFKNTEVNQYDQSLAQTTLAPAEADQIFKAAPGTILNFGNPGTIFLVKVVSKDSKGAEVPAEKLKAEVGSQNQLFSRKVREELLKTMNNKAKVVTNPSLL from the coding sequence ATGAAAAACGCATTTGCGAGCAAGATGTCTTATTTTATTTTGACGTTCATTTTCCTGATCATCACAGCGAGCTTTTTGTTCTCTAACTTCTCAAATTTCTCTCTGGGAACATCATCGAATGTAGCAACTGTCGATGGCACTCCGATTTCGATCAAGGAATACCAGACGGCACTTACTCGTCAGGTTGAATTCTTTAATCAGATGATGGGTGGACAAGGTCTTACTCAAAAACAACTTGAAGAAATGGGCATCAAGCAATCTGTGCTAAATGGTCTGATTCAGCAAAAACTTATCCTGAACACGGCCGACCAAATGGGATTCGTTGTGTCATTGGATGAAGTGAAGAACGAGATCAAGTCTATGCCTTACTTCAAAACCAATAACCAATTCGACGTTAACCTTTATAGAAACATGCTGCAGGGCAATGGTTACGTTCCAACTCAGTTCGAAGAACTAGTAGGAAATGACTTAAAGCAAAAGAAAGTTGATGAGCTTTTCAACTCTACTCTTGTTTCAGAGAACTTCGTTCAAGACGTGATGAAATTCAAAGGCAACATCGTAACTGTTCAAGGGATCAAAGTTGGCCGTCAGGCACTTGCTCCGATGGTTACGGTTTCTGAACAAGAAATCAAAGACTACCTAGCTAAGCCAGAAAATCAAAAGTCTTTGGAAACTGCTTATACTGAAAACTTCTCTAAATATAACAAGCCAGAAGAAGTTAAAGCTCGTCACATCCTGATCCAGGGTGAAGATGCTAAAGCTCTTGAGAAAATTAAGGCCATCAAAGCGAAAGTTAACGCTAAGAACTTTGGTGATATCGCTAAGAAAGAAACTGAAGATCCAACTGGTAAAGCTAACGGTGGTGACCTTGGATGGTTCGCTGCTGGCCGTATGGTTCCAGAATTCGAAGCTGTAGCTTTCAAAATGAATAAAGGTGAAATCTCTGAGCCAGTAAAAACTCAGTTCGGTTACCACATCATCATGGTGGAAGATAAGAAGGCCGCTGAAACAAAATCTCTTGATTCTGTGAAGAACGAACTTGCTCAGATGGCCCTTCAAAAAACTAAGGGTTCTGACCTGGATAAACTTCTTAAAACAACTTCTGAGAACCTAGAAGCTGCTCTAAACAAAGGCGATATCGCCGCAGTTGAGGCCGTAGCTAAGAAAGTTGATGGTACAGTTTTCAAGAACACAGAAGTTAACCAGTATGATCAATCGCTTGCTCAAACGACTTTAGCTCCGGCCGAAGCTGACCAGATTTTCAAGGCCGCTCCAGGAACTATCCTGAATTTCGGTAACCCAGGGACCATCTTCCTGGTAAAAGTGGTTTCAAAAGACTCTAAGGGCGCGGAAGTTCCAGCAGAAAAGCTAAAAGCTGAAGTTGGTTCTCAAAATCAACTATTCTCGAGAAAAGTCCGTGAGGAATTGCTCAAAACTATGAATAACAAAGCAAAGGTTGTCACAAACCCGTCTTTGTTGTAA
- a CDS encoding ferredoxin, translated as MADKNARFKDNIPGKYYVDDSCIACDACCVEAPKFFAMNDNDGHAYVKLQPTTPEDMKDAENALAACPVEAIGNNG; from the coding sequence ATGGCAGATAAAAACGCACGCTTTAAAGACAATATTCCTGGTAAATACTACGTGGATGATTCTTGTATTGCGTGCGACGCCTGCTGTGTTGAAGCTCCCAAGTTCTTCGCCATGAACGATAATGATGGCCACGCCTACGTTAAACTCCAGCCTACAACTCCGGAAGACATGAAAGACGCTGAAAATGCTCTTGCTGCCTGTCCGGTTGAGGCGATTGGGAATAACGGTTAA